TTCATTGGAAGCCTTCTTCGCGCTCTCGGCAGTCTCCTTGGCAGCCTCTCCCTCCTGCGCGAAGGCAGGCAGGGCGACGGCAAGCAGGATGGCCGAGGTGAGCGCGAGACTCAACGGATTACGGGGTAGTGGGCGAGTCTTCTCCATGTCTCTCTCTCTGAAAAGTGAGGGCACAAAAAGCTCTGCATCGGCAAGGCAGAGGAAATGTAGTCAGCAACTGTTCACGTGCCGATAACGGAATTCATACACAGATCGACACGAAACGGCAACATTCAGCAAAAGTTCAATTTCATATGACACACCGTGGAATCGAGCATGAGGGTGTGAGTTGACCCGAGGATTTTTCCAATAATCCTTTCCAATCAGCACCTTGAGCCGACACCGTCGGATCCCGCGGCAACCATCGCACGCCATGGACAGTGCTCTGGACACGTCCTGTCCCGGCAGCCATCCAGCGCCGGCATCCTCGGCAATTGCGAACACGGGTTCATAATCAATTCACCCAATGCGCCTGGAGAGGACCGGCCTTCGTTCGGCGCTTCGGCGGAGCCTGGGGTGCCCTTCTGCGACGCCCTTCTGGCGTCTGTGCGCCCCTTGCGCAGGGGCATGACCTTCGACACCCTTGCAGGTCTGGCCGGCGGCGTATCGTTCGGCCCACGGTCGCACCTGCGGCCACTCCCTGACTCACTCGGCCTGGAGGCCATTCAAGTGACCCGTACTCCCAAGATCGTGCTGCTGACCCTGGCCGTTTCGGCCGCGCTGGTCGGCTGCGGCAAGACTGAAACCCCGGCCAAGGATGCCGCCGCCTCCGCCCCGGCCACCGCCGAAGCCACCCACTACACCCTGGACGACAGCAAGCTGCCGGCCTACAACGCCTTCCAGCCGAGCGACCTGGACACCACCAAGGACGCCTGCACCGCCTTCGGCGACTACGTCAACAGCAAGTGGCTGGCCGCCAACGAAATCCCGGGCGACCGCACCAGCTGGGGCGCGTTCACCATCCTCGACGAGCGCTCGGTGGCCGTGCAGCACCAGCTGGCCGAACAGGTCGCGCAGGTCAAGAATCCGAACCACATCGAAAAGATCGTCGGCGACCTGTGGGCCACCGGCATGGACGAGGCAAAGATCAATGCCCAGGGCATCGAGCCGCTGAAGGCCGACCTGGCTGCGATCGACGGCCTGCAGGACAAGGCGGCCATCGCCAACTACCTGCGCACCAGCGCCGCCAAGGGTGACAACATCCTGTTCGGCTTCGGCGCCGAAGCGGACTTCAAGAACTCCGCCATGAACATGGCCTACGCCAGCCAGGGCGGCCTGGGCCTGCCGGACACCACCTACTACACCGATGCCAAGAACGCCGACAAGCTGAAGGCCTACCAGGCGCACGTCGCCAAGGTGCTGGAGCTGTCCGGCGTGGCCGCGGCCGATGCGGCCAAGCAGGCCGAGGACGTGGTCAAGTTCGAAACCCGCCTGGCCAAGGCCTCCAAGTCGCGCGTCGAGCTGTCGCGCAACGTCGAGCTGTACTACAACCCGGTCACCCTGGCCGACGCCGACAAGCTGACCCCGAACTTCAGCTGGACCGAGTTCTTCAAGTCGCAGGGCGTGGCCGCGCCGGAGAAGTTCTCGCTGGCCATGCCGGCCTTCCATGAGGAAGTGAGCAAGTCGCTGGCCGACACCGATCCGTCGGTGTGGCGCGCCTACCTGCGCTTCCACACCGTGGACAGCGCCTCGCCGTACCTGGCCGATGCCTTCGTGCAGGAGAACTACGAGTTCTACGGCAAGACCCTCAACGGCCAGAAGGAACAGAAGCCGCGTTGGAAGCGCGTGCTGGGCACCATCGAGAATGATGCCGGTGAAGCCTTCGGCCAGCTGTACGTGAAGGTTGCCTTCTCGCCGGAAGCCAAGGCGAAGATGGAAGAACTGGTGAAGAACCTCGCCGCCTCGCTGAAGGACCGTATCCAGGGCCTGAGCTGGATGAGCGAAGAAACCAAGGCCAAGGCCATCGCCAAGTGGGAGACCTTCACCCCGAAGATCGGTTACCCGGACAAGTGGCGTGACTGGGCGGGCCTGCAGACCCAGCGCGACAGCTTCCTGGGCAACGTGCGCGCGGCCAACGAGTTCAACTACAAGTTCAACCTGTCCAAGATCGGCAAGCCGGTGGACAAGACCGAGTGGGGCATGACCCCGCAGACCGTCAACGCCTACTACAACCCGCTGCAGAACGAGATCGTGTTCCCGGCCGCCATCCTGCAGCCGCCGTTCTTCGACCCGAAGGCCGACGACGCGCTGAACTACGGCGGCATCGGTGCGGTGATCGGCCATGAAATGACCCACGGCTACGACGACCAGGGCGCGCGCTTCGGGCCGACCGGCAACATGGAAGACTGGTGGACCCCGGCTGACAAGAAGAACTTCGAAGGCCTCACCGGCAAGCTGGTCAAGCAGTTCGACCAGTACAAGGTCGACGGCCAGGCGGTGAACGGTCACCTGACCCTGGGCGAGAACATCGCCGACCTGGGTGGCCTGGCCACCGCCTACGACGCCCTGCAGAAGGCCACCGCCGGCAAGGAAGATGCAAAGGTCGACGGCTTCACCCGCGACCAGCGCTTCTTCTTCAACTGGGCCACCGTGTGGCGCACCAAGTACACCCCGGAAAACGCCAAGGTCCGCCTGGCAACCGACCCGCACGCCCCGGCGCAGTTCCGCGCCATGGGTGCGCCGTCGAACCTGCCGACCTTCGCCGCCGCGTTCCAGTGCAAGGCCGGTTCGCCGATGGCCCGCACCGGCGAGCAGCAGGTGGTGATCTGGTAAGCCACGGCTGACGCTGCGGCAGACCTGCAAGGGCCCGGGAATTCCCGGGCCTTTGTTTTTTGCGGCGCCCGTCATCCACGCATGGCGTGGACCTGCTGCGCCCTGGCTGGCCCACGCCGTTGGTAGATGCCGACCTTGGTCGGCGCACGGCATGGCGGATGCGCCGCGACGCGTGCATGCCGCGCCCATGCCACACACCCGGTAGCGCCGGGCCATGCCCGGCGGATGCGCCGCGATGCGTGCATGCCGCGCCCATGCGCGGCTTGCTATAGTGCGCGCGCCCTCAATCCATCACGGATTCGTTCCACATGCCCAATTTCCGTCCGCTTGCCATCGCCCTGGGCATCAGCCTGGCGACCCTGGTCCCGACCCACGATGCGTTTGCCGCCGCCAAGAAGAAGGCCGCACGCGCCCCGGCCGTCAGCGCCCAGTGCAGCGACTTCTACGACGTCACCAATGCAGGCTGGCTGAAGGCCAATCCGGTGCCGCAGACCGGCGCCACCACCGCGCTGGGCCAGCTGGTCGATCGCAGCCGCCAGCAGCAGCGCGAGCTGCTCGACGCTGCCATGAAATCGCCGCAGGGCAACGTGCAGAAGCTGCTGGGTGACTTCTGGGCCAGTGGCCTGGACGAAGCGGCCGTGGAAGCGGACGGTTCCAACCCAATTGCCCCGCTGCTGACCCGCATCAATGCCATCAAGAAGGCCAAGGATGTGCCGGCATCGATCGCCGCGCTGCACCAGGTGGGCATCCCGGTCGCCTTCAACTTCGGCCCGGACGTCGACCTGAAGGCGCTGGACCGCCACATCGGCTATTTCATGCAGGGCGGCATGGGCCTGCCGGATCCGGCGTTCTATACCCGCACCGACGCCGATACCGTGGCGCTGATGGGCCGCTACCGCAACTACGTCAAGCAGATCCTGGCACTGACCGGCACCCCAGCGGCCAAGCTGGATGCCGAGTCGCAGTCGGTGATCGCGCTGGAGACCGAGCTGGCGCGCAATGCGCAGTCGCTGGCCGGCATCAACAACCCGTTCAACAACTACGCGCCGATCTCCACCAAGGAGCTCAACAGCCGCTACCGCAATCTGCAGCTGGACGCGTTCCTGAAGGCACAGGGCGTGGACGACGACCTGGTCTCGCTGGCCGACCCGGGCCTGTTCAAGCAGCTCGATGGCATGGTCACCAAGCTCAAGCCGGACCAGTGGAAGGCCTACCTGCGCTGGCGCGTGGGCGATTCGATGGCACCGTACCTGTCCAAGGCCTACCGCGACGCAGAGTTTGAATTCCGCGGCCGCGTGCTTCGTGGCGAAACCCTGCCGCCGCAGCGCTGGGAAGACGTGCTGGACGCGATCAACGTGGCCGCCGGCCCGATGGTCGGCCGCGAATACGCCGCCCGTTACCTGTCGGCCGAAGACCGTCGCCAGGCCGCGTGGATCGTCGACAAGCTGCGCGAAGTGCAGATCGAGGCGGTCAAGAACAACAGCTGGATGAGCGCCGAAGCCAAGACCGAAGCGCAGGCCAAGCTGGCCGCGCTGAAGATCGAAATCGGCACCCCG
The sequence above is a segment of the Stenotrophomonas maltophilia genome. Coding sequences within it:
- a CDS encoding M13 family metallopeptidase, with translation MTRTPKIVLLTLAVSAALVGCGKTETPAKDAAASAPATAEATHYTLDDSKLPAYNAFQPSDLDTTKDACTAFGDYVNSKWLAANEIPGDRTSWGAFTILDERSVAVQHQLAEQVAQVKNPNHIEKIVGDLWATGMDEAKINAQGIEPLKADLAAIDGLQDKAAIANYLRTSAAKGDNILFGFGAEADFKNSAMNMAYASQGGLGLPDTTYYTDAKNADKLKAYQAHVAKVLELSGVAAADAAKQAEDVVKFETRLAKASKSRVELSRNVELYYNPVTLADADKLTPNFSWTEFFKSQGVAAPEKFSLAMPAFHEEVSKSLADTDPSVWRAYLRFHTVDSASPYLADAFVQENYEFYGKTLNGQKEQKPRWKRVLGTIENDAGEAFGQLYVKVAFSPEAKAKMEELVKNLAASLKDRIQGLSWMSEETKAKAIAKWETFTPKIGYPDKWRDWAGLQTQRDSFLGNVRAANEFNYKFNLSKIGKPVDKTEWGMTPQTVNAYYNPLQNEIVFPAAILQPPFFDPKADDALNYGGIGAVIGHEMTHGYDDQGARFGPTGNMEDWWTPADKKNFEGLTGKLVKQFDQYKVDGQAVNGHLTLGENIADLGGLATAYDALQKATAGKEDAKVDGFTRDQRFFFNWATVWRTKYTPENAKVRLATDPHAPAQFRAMGAPSNLPTFAAAFQCKAGSPMARTGEQQVVIW
- a CDS encoding M13 family metallopeptidase; the encoded protein is MPNFRPLAIALGISLATLVPTHDAFAAAKKKAARAPAVSAQCSDFYDVTNAGWLKANPVPQTGATTALGQLVDRSRQQQRELLDAAMKSPQGNVQKLLGDFWASGLDEAAVEADGSNPIAPLLTRINAIKKAKDVPASIAALHQVGIPVAFNFGPDVDLKALDRHIGYFMQGGMGLPDPAFYTRTDADTVALMGRYRNYVKQILALTGTPAAKLDAESQSVIALETELARNAQSLAGINNPFNNYAPISTKELNSRYRNLQLDAFLKAQGVDDDLVSLADPGLFKQLDGMVTKLKPDQWKAYLRWRVGDSMAPYLSKAYRDAEFEFRGRVLRGETLPPQRWEDVLDAINVAAGPMVGREYAARYLSAEDRRQAAWIVDKLREVQIEAVKNNSWMSAEAKTEAQAKLAALKIEIGTPLRDLDYSVQPMGRGSFGGNMLIASTWRHREEMKRIGKGNADRRWDVLPQQPSLAYDLAQNRLIVTAAILQGPVFNAKADAADKFGSFGGLVGHELTRAIDAKGALVDAKGELRSWWTPADKTAWTLLGNRVAAQYGTYDFPGVKGAKVNGTLTQEENLADIAGLELAWAAYVAQEPKAKQAQQQGFFRAWSTLWAQQLSPNEAVRRLTADIRAPGLWRSNGTLANLPAFGATFSCKAGQPMQRSEADQIKVWR